GCGCGGGGTCGAGTCCGTGGAAATTCGTGCCGGACAAACTCGAAGTACCCGTCGGCTCGACCGTGACGTTCTACGTGACGAGCGTGGACGTTCAACACGGCTTTAAACTGGAAGGCACGAACATCAACGTGCAGATTTTGCCCGGGCAAGTGAGCAAGATGACCGCGACATTCAAGACTCCCGGCAAGTACCCGTTCATCTGCACCGAGTACTGCGGCGTCGGTCACCAAAACATGTTCGGCGAACTGACCGTGAAATAACGCGTCGTCATGTCCAAAGGAGGAGAAATGATTTTAGGGGCTGAACGAAAAATTGCCAGTTGGCATATGTTGGTTGCAATCGTGGCGTTGTCCATCGGCACGCTCTTTGGTCCGCTCCAGGCATTGGAGCACATGGGCATCAATCTCTATCCCGCGTTGCAAAGCGTCGGTCTGCAATCGTATTATCAAGGTCTGACCTTGCACGGCGTTTTGAACGCGTTGGTGTGGACGACGTTTTTCATCACCGGTTTTTTCACCTTGACCGTGACCTACACGCTCAAGAAAGCACTGGTCTATCCCATGCTGAGTTGGGCGGCGTTCATCGTGATGGTCGTCGGCTTGGTGATGGCGGCGATTCCACTCTTGCTCAACATGGCGTCGGTGCTGTACACCTTGTACCCGCCAATGCAAGCGCCGTGGTTCTATTATCTTGGTTTGACGCTCGTCGTCGTCGGTAGTTGGATGAGCGGTTGGAGTTTGCTGCTGACCTGGGCGGCGTGGCGCAAAGAGAACAAGGGCGCGACGACGCCGTTCATCGCGCTAGGGTCGCTCATCACCGTCGTGTTGTGGCAAATCTGCACGCTCGGCATCGCGGCGGAAATCTTGGTGATGCTGTTGCCCTGGTCGCTTGGATTGTTGCCGGGCGTGGACGCGCAACTTGCGCGCACGTTGTTCTGGTTCACGGGTCATCCGCTGGTTTATTTCTGGTTGTTGCCGGCGTACGTGTCGTGGTACGGCATGTTGCCCAAGCAAGCCGGCGGCAAGTTGTTCAGTGAACCGCTCGCGCGTCTTGCGTTCTGGTTGTTCCTCTTGCTTTCAACGCCGCTCGGTTTCCACCATCAATATGTGGACCCCGGCATCTCGGAAGGTTGGAAGTACTTGCACGCGATCCTGACCTTCTCCGTGTTCTTCCCCAGCATGTTGACCGCGTTCACGGTCACGGCGTCGCTCGAAACGGCGGGGCGTGCGCGCGGCGCGAAAGGTTTGCTCGATTGGATCTTGAAACTGCCGTGGAACGAACCATCGTTTACCGCGCAAGCCGTCGCGATGATCATCTTTGCATTCGGCGGCATCGGCGGCATCATCAACGCGTCGTACAACGTCAACCTCGTCATTCACAACACAGCGTGGGTGCCAGGTCACTTGCACCTGACCGTTGGCACGGGCGTGACGCTCACGTTCATCGGCATCTTGTACTGGCTCTTGCCGCACCTGACCGGCAAAGCGTTATGGGGCACGGGCTGGGCACGCGCGCAATCGTGGTTGTGGCTTGTTGGAATGGGACTCATGTCGAACGGCTTGCACCGCCTCGGTTTGCTAGGCGCGCCGCGCCGCACGATGCTCGGCGTTGCGACGGACAATTATGGCACGCCCGATTGGTTGTTCCCGCGTTTGGAAACCGGTATCGGTGGTACGATCCTGCTCGTTTCGTTCATCTGCTTCTTGGTCGTCGTCGTCAAGACGATGATGAACAAAGAAACTGCCAAGGTCGAGATGCCGATTGCCGAAGCGTTGCAACCAGAAGGTATTCCCGCGTGGCTCAACAATTGGCAACCCTGGCTCGTCGGCACGGTCGTGTTGATCGTCATCGCGTACGGTCCGGTCCTCGTGTCGCTGATTAGTCAAGTGCAGTTGGTCTCGCCCGGTTTTAATGTTTGGAAGTAATCGCGTATAATGGTTGCGTAACGCGCGAGGCATGTCGGCGCGTTACGCAACTTTAGTTCAAGAGGAGAAGCAGAATGCGTAAATTAGTTTTACTGATTGCGTTGCTCGCGATCACCGCGTTGGTGTTGTCCGCGTGCGGCGGCGGCGGTGGTGGCGCGGCGGGCGCGGGCGATGCGGCGCGCGGCAAAGCGCTCTACAACAAGAGCACCATCGGCACCAAGTCTGCGGAAGGATGCGTCGCGTGCCACAAGTACGACGAAAAAGAAGGCAAGGCGGAAAAGGCGCCGTACACCAAGGGCACTGGCGCGCGCGCGGCAACGCGCGTCGCGGGCATGAGCGCGGAGGAATACATCAAGGAATCCATCACCAAGCCCGATGCGTACGTCGTCGAAGGTTTCAACAAGGGCGACATGTACCAGAAATTCAGCGCGGAACTTTCGGCGCAAGAGATGGCGGATTTGATCGCGTATCTGTTGAGCGAAAAGTAAAACCGTATTGCGTAGTGCGTATGGCGTAACGCGCGTTACGCCATACGCACTATGCACTGCTTGATTGGAAGAGATAATGGCTGACGCAAAATACAACGTCACCGTTCCAACGATAGAGCACTGGCGCGCGATGGTGAAATGCCAAGCCGCGTGCCCGGTGCTGACCGACGCGCGCGCGTATGTGACCGCGGTCGCGCGCGGCGAACTTGAACTGGGTTATGCGATCGCGCACGAACCGAACCCACTTTCGACAGTGTGCGGACGCATTTGCGGCGCGCCGTGCGAAAAAGCGTGTCGGCGCGGCGCGGTCGGTCCCGATATGGAACCGGTCGCGATTCGTCCGCTCAAGCGCGTCCTCACCGAGCGGTACGGACCCGAAGCGGTTCAACAATTGCCCGGCAAGGGCGACAAGACGAGCCGCATTATCCCCCTCGAGGCGATTGGCGTAGGCACGCCGCAAGCCGCGGCGCGTAAAGAAAAAACGTTTCCGGGAACGGGTCTCGATCAGGTGCATTCCCCGGCGCGCTGGTCGCGCGATTCGTTGCGCGCGCTCGCCGCGACGCCGGGACGCAAACGCGGCAAGGTCGCGATCATCGGCGCGGGTCCGTCGTCGCTCGCGGCGGCGAACGATCTCGCGTTGCTCGGACACCACGTCACGATTTATGAAGCCGGTCCGAAGACCGGCGGCATGATG
The nucleotide sequence above comes from Chloroflexota bacterium. Encoded proteins:
- a CDS encoding cytochrome c oxidase subunit II; translation: MHVDTYERYWIMLTAVVLIVFTAAVGISGFMMGVQVPVPEALVNPNTVATDPTSRFANPGLRQLAPNRYEAYIRAGSSPWKFVPDKLEVPVGSTVTFYVTSVDVQHGFKLEGTNINVQILPGQVSKMTATFKTPGKYPFICTEYCGVGHQNMFGELTVK
- a CDS encoding cbb3-type cytochrome c oxidase subunit I; translation: MILGAERKIASWHMLVAIVALSIGTLFGPLQALEHMGINLYPALQSVGLQSYYQGLTLHGVLNALVWTTFFITGFFTLTVTYTLKKALVYPMLSWAAFIVMVVGLVMAAIPLLLNMASVLYTLYPPMQAPWFYYLGLTLVVVGSWMSGWSLLLTWAAWRKENKGATTPFIALGSLITVVLWQICTLGIAAEILVMLLPWSLGLLPGVDAQLARTLFWFTGHPLVYFWLLPAYVSWYGMLPKQAGGKLFSEPLARLAFWLFLLLSTPLGFHHQYVDPGISEGWKYLHAILTFSVFFPSMLTAFTVTASLETAGRARGAKGLLDWILKLPWNEPSFTAQAVAMIIFAFGGIGGIINASYNVNLVIHNTAWVPGHLHLTVGTGVTLTFIGILYWLLPHLTGKALWGTGWARAQSWLWLVGMGLMSNGLHRLGLLGAPRRTMLGVATDNYGTPDWLFPRLETGIGGTILLVSFICFLVVVVKTMMNKETAKVEMPIAEALQPEGIPAWLNNWQPWLVGTVVLIVIAYGPVLVSLISQVQLVSPGFNVWK
- a CDS encoding c-type cytochrome, encoding MRKLVLLIALLAITALVLSACGGGGGGAAGAGDAARGKALYNKSTIGTKSAEGCVACHKYDEKEGKAEKAPYTKGTGARAATRVAGMSAEEYIKESITKPDAYVVEGFNKGDMYQKFSAELSAQEMADLIAYLLSEK